From the genome of Gossypium raimondii isolate GPD5lz unplaced genomic scaffold, ASM2569854v1 Contig00084, whole genome shotgun sequence:
TTCTGAGTAGCTTTATCGAGATCAGAAGCAAATTGTGCAAAGGCTTCTAATTCGGCGAATTGGGCCAATTCCAATTTTGATTTACCAGCGACTTGTTTCATAGCTTTAATTTGAGCCGCCGATCCTACTCTGGAGACGGAAATCCCCACATTAATAGCAGGTCTGATTCCAGCATTGAATAGATCGGCGGATAAGAATATTTGTCCATCTGTAATGGAAATCACATTAGTAGGAATATACGCCGAAACGTCTCCCGACTGGGTCTCAACTATTGGTAAAGCAGTCATACTTCCTTCACCTAACTGAGAACTTGATTTAGCGGCTCTTTCTAAAAGGCGCGaatgcaaataaaaaacatCTCCTGGATAAGCTTCACGACCCGGCGGTCTTCGTAATAGAAGAGACATTTGGCGATAAGCCTGTGCTTGCTTGGAAAGATCATCATAAATGATTAAGGTGTGTCGTTCACgatacataaaatattcagCCAAAGCAGCTCCTGTATAAGGAGCGAGGTATTGTAATGTAGCTGGGGAATCC
Proteins encoded in this window:
- the LOC128036920 gene encoding ATP synthase subunit alpha, chloroplastic-like, with product TAVATDTILNQQGQNVICVYVAIGQKASSVAQVVTTFQERGAMEYTIVVAETADSPATLQYLAPYTGAALAEYFMYRERHTLIIYDDLSKQAQAYRQMSLLLRRPPGREAYPGDVFYLHSRLLERAAKSSSQLGEGSMTALPIVETQSGDVSAYIPTNVISITDGQIFLSADLFNAGIRPAINVGISVSRVGSAAQIKAMKQVAGKSKLELAQFAELEAFAQFASDLDKATQNQLARGQRLRELLKQSQSAPLTVAEQISTIYTGTNGYLDSLEIGQVRKFLVELRTYLKTNKPQFQEIISSTKTFTEEAETLLKDAIQDQMERFRLQEQL